ATTAAAATGGGAGCAATATTAATGTTGTTGTACTCTAGTTCTACTGCTCATCATGTTGCTGCAGTGGACTTGAGTACTggcagcacacaaaacacaatCGCTGAGACTGTGAACTTGACTGGCACCCGGCACGCAATCTCCGACTCTGCAAACAAGTTCACAGTCATACACAAGGGATGTGACAAGGTATGCAACATGATGAACACTTCGACTCATCATAGATGGTCTTCTGGTGGTAGTGGCTGTTGCAATTCTTCCACTCCCAAAGCCATTAATAAGTCTCTTGTGTCTGAGGCAGAGACACAGAGTATGGGAAACATTAGTTTCTGGCTTATCATGAGTAGCCGCAGCAAACGAACCAGGTCCAGGCTCATCTTTCCTATTTTGATGGTAGGAGACATGAACAGCACACAACAAGACGCGCTCATCATGTTTCCATCATTCTATTCCTACAACAGAATTGTCTCTGGTTCTCCTAAACTATATCCAACTACTCCCAGAATCCACACACGTACAAAACTGGAATACCACATAAAAATTGGCAAAGGTTCTTCGGACACACATCTATTGGACACATTCCAGACTATGACTCGGAAATATAATTACCACAGGAAAAGCAGACGTCTTCGAGGTTACATCCCACAACATATCAAAGTCTTTCCAGGCCCGGCAAAGCTCACTCTAGGTAAGCAAGCCCTCTGCTTTAGTGTACAAATTGACAAGTGCTATGCTCCCTTTaacatttaattaaaatgtaacCTTGCAGGTCTCGGCTTTTGTTTCTCATGTCTTTCATTTGTGATATCTGGAATTTATTTCAGTGTGAAGAAGCATAAGTTTATTAAGCTAAAATCCAAATTCTTCCAGAGAAACAGAGGGTTATTGTTAGAGCAGCAAATTGCTTTACGTGGAGGCACAACAATTTTAACAGCCGAGGAGCTAGATATGACTGCTGACTGTTATAAGAAAACTCACATTTTTGTTTCAGGAGGCAGTGGAACTGGAACGTCTCAAAAAGGACTTTCGCCAGAAAAAGTAGTGGCAGAGGGCCAAATTGAGCATTTTATAAGTGAAATTCTCACTCTTACTAAAGTAAACCATCAAAACTTGGTCAAGTTCTTGGGCTGCTGCTTAGAGACTGAAGCTCCAGTATTGGTCTATGAACTTGCCTGCAACGGGACCCTGTTTGACTACATTCATCATACCAATGAGAAAAGTTCATTGCCTTGGGATATCCTTTTGAAGATAGTCACAGAATCTGCAGTTGCTCTTGCTTATCTTCATTCTGCAAcagactcatcaaaacaaatgATCATTCATGGAAATGTCAAGTCTTCCAACATACTTTTAACTGATTGTTTCATGGCCAAAATCTCCGGTTTTGGACCTTCAAGGTTGGTCCCTAGTACTGAATCCCAGATAAGCACATTAGTTCACGGGAAACTTGGTTATCTAGATCCGGAGTATCTCCATACAGGCCAGCTGACAGACAAGAGCGACGTTTATAGCTTTGGAGTCGTTTTGTTAGAACTTTTAACTGGGGAGATGCCCGTATCCTTTGATAGACCAGAAAATCAAAGAGTTATAACGTCCTACTTCCTTTTGTCTGCAGAACAATGTGGCCTCTTTCAGATTGTTGCGCCACAACTTGTAAATGAGGGAAGCAGAGAACAAGTCAGAGCAGTTGCGGACCTTGCTAAGAGCTGCCTCAAGTTGAGTAGAGCAGAAAGGCCAACAATGGAACAAGTGGCCAGGGAGCTACATAGGCTGTCCAACACGTATCCTAGGGTTAAAGTTGACAGCCATGACACTTAAAGTGAAAGGTTTTCTAGAGCTGTACCCAGTGAGGTTCCAAACGGTGCGTAAAAGTCAGAATCGTTGCATGCCGGGAGCCTGATGATCTTGTGAGAgggttctttgttggcatgtTAGGCAAATGCAGAACAGAGACAAAAAGGGCAATAGAAAGGATGTGTGATAGCTACTTTTGAGTTTTTCCccttattttcttcctttgttGTACATGGTTTGCTTCTCAAATTAGgtcttgtttttaattatccATTAGCTTACGTGGTTGGGAGCTTTCTTTCGGACAAAGTATCCTGATAGTACTCATAGGGACCagtatttgaaaatatttgatttttcagaCAGTTGCAGGTCTAGCTAATAAATAACACTCTCACTTCTTTGGAACAAATCATATAAGGCCAGGTAAATTTTTATGACTACATGTTGCCTTTATTTATTCCCATTAATATTTCGGCCAGCGCAAGCTCTATAGCAGTAATTAGCATTGCTAGACCCTTTCAATTTTCACTATGAAGTTGAACCATACCAAGAGCTAAGGCAATCTCCACTCAGCAGCCACAATCAAGGTTGGAAGAGGCAGGATCAAAAGAAACAGAGCAAAGCCTACTTCTCTCAGTGGTGAATGGTGATGACAGACTTAAGAACCATGAGAGGAGGCTTGTTAGAGTTGAAACGTTCCAGTTCTTGGTAGTGGAGGAACGTTTCTGTCACTAATAGCAGTACCTGGAAAAGCGAAGCTTCTTGACAATAGTAGACAGAGGATCTCGCTCCCTTCCATTGTTAAGAAGCCCATACAATAAAATTTGGCCAAGGTTGCCTCAACCAGCGAATGCCAGACTTACCCAAAAGTCTAGCCCGAATAGAACGATCAAAGAAAAGGTGACTGAGATTCATAAATTATATTGCCAGGACACAAACATGACTAGCAGAGGGACACTTCCTTTCAATTTATTATAACTGCCATGCTCCATAAACCCAATGTGATGCAACTTGACGACAGCCATGGGAAAAGTGAAAGGTTATCTTGAGTTGTGAGGCTGATGGTCTTGTGGGATGATTCTTTGTTCGCATGTGAGGCAAATGCAACGAAACAGAGACAAACAGGCAAGGGAAAGGATGCGTGGTACCTACCTTGAGATATTTCTCCCAGTTTTGTTCTTCCTAATGTGATGCTGCACCCGAGTCGAAATGCATGAATTCTTATTCCATCGACAGCATACCATTTCCACCTTGTTGGTCATGCACGTTTAACCAATCTATCAGAGTGCAATACTTCCTCGCTCTTCTGCTTCCAACATGTATTCCATCCTTTAAGTGCAAGGATCTCTGCCCCGATTGCACCAACAATATCATCATTGTCCACCACCTTCCCACCAATGCAGATTGGCATCACCCGACGCCATTTGATTTCCACATCAATAGTTGTACATCCCAATAAACCCATTTCCATATTTCGATTTCTCCTACAACTTTATGATATCCATTTGAATGCAAAACACTCAAATGTTAATCCAAGTGTTCAAATGGGCATCATGAAGGTGTGGGAGAAATCGAAATTTGGGAATGGGGTCGATTGATGTCTATTTGCACGAATGGCAATGTGGTGGACAATCATGATATCGTTTCAgcgagaaagaaaggaaggaaatgGGCGGAGGTCCTTGCAGTGAAGCATGGAATACAATCTGGTAGATTGGTTAAACATGTAAGCAAGGAAGGAAATGGTATGTTGTCGAGCGGGAATGATGGCATCTAAGATACAACTCATGAACGTATCTCCACATATAAGATGCATGGACTAATGATAATGAGGTGATAGTCCTAGACTCCTAGTTGTACCCGTTAAAATGCTAATTGCATGAAGTTATTTTCTATGTTCACTTGAAAATGTAATTGAGTGAAGGTTAAGGCTTTATGAGGTAGTTATCCG
Above is a window of Prunus persica cultivar Lovell chromosome G2, Prunus_persica_NCBIv2, whole genome shotgun sequence DNA encoding:
- the LOC18784974 gene encoding wall-associated receptor kinase-like 22 isoform X1 is translated as MGAILMLLYSSSTAHHVAAVDLSTGSTQNTIAETVNLTGTRHAISDSANKFTVIHKGCDKVCNMMNTSTHHRWSSGGSGCCNSSTPKAINKSLVSEAETQSMGNISFWLIMSSRSKRTRSRLIFPILMVGDMNSTQQDALIMFPSFYSYNRIVSGSPKLYPTTPRIHTRTKLEYHIKIGKGSSDTHLLDTFQTMTRKYNYHRKSRRLRGYIPQHIKVFPGPAKLTLGLGFCFSCLSFVISGIYFSVKKHKFIKLKSKFFQRNRGLLLEQQIALRGGTTILTAEELDMTADCYKKTHIFVSGGSGTGTSQKGLSPEKVVAEGQIEHFISEILTLTKVNHQNLVKFLGCCLETEAPVLVYELACNGTLFDYIHHTNEKSSLPWDILLKIVTESAVALAYLHSATDSSKQMIIHGNVKSSNILLTDCFMAKISGFGPSRLVPSTESQISTLVHGKLGYLDPEYLHTGQLTDKSDVYSFGVVLLELLTGEMPVSFDRPENQRVITSYFLLSAEQCGLFQIVAPQLVNEGSREQVRAVADLAKSCLKLSRAERPTMEQVARELHRLSNTYPRVKVDSHDT
- the LOC18784974 gene encoding uncharacterized protein LOC18784974 isoform X2, translating into MGAILMLLYSSSTAHHVAAVDLSTGSTQNTIAETVNLTGTRHAISDSANKFTVIHKGCDKVCNMMNTSTHHRWSSGGSGCCNSSTPKAINKSLVSEAETQSMGNISFWLIMSSRSKRTRSRLIFPILMVGDMNSTQQDALIMFPSFYSYNRIVSGSPKLYPTTPRIHTRTKLEYHIKIGKGSSDTHLLDTFQTMTRKYNYHRKSRRLRGYIPQHIKVFPGPAKLTLGLGFCFSCLSFVISGIYFSVKKHKFIKLKSKFFQRNRGLLLEQQIALRGGTTILTAEELDMTADCYKKTHIFVSGGSGTGTSQKGLSPEKVVAEGQIEHFISEILTLTKVNHQNLVKFLGCCLETEAPVLVYELACNGTLFDYIHHTNEKSSLPWDILLKIVTESAVALAYLHSATDSSKQMIIHGNVKSSNILLTDCFMAKISGFGPSRTMWPLSDCCATTCK